From Pseudonocardia autotrophica, one genomic window encodes:
- the rnhA gene encoding ribonuclease HI, which yields MVVEIFTDGACVPNPGPGGWGAVLRYGTHERDLYGGEPGTTTNNRMELTAPIRALAVLTRRSVVHLHTDSTYVRNGITQWLPRWKTRGWRTAAGEPVKNDDLWRELDAAVRGHDVTWFWVKGHSGHPENERADRLAAQGCAEAGGRRARESHTPERTP from the coding sequence GTGGTCGTGGAGATCTTCACCGACGGTGCCTGCGTCCCCAACCCGGGTCCGGGCGGCTGGGGCGCGGTGCTCCGCTACGGCACCCACGAGCGGGACCTCTACGGCGGCGAGCCGGGCACGACCACGAACAACCGGATGGAGCTCACCGCGCCGATCCGGGCGCTGGCCGTGCTGACCCGGCGCAGCGTCGTGCACCTGCACACCGACAGCACCTACGTGCGCAACGGCATCACCCAGTGGCTGCCCCGGTGGAAGACCCGCGGCTGGCGGACCGCCGCCGGTGAACCCGTCAAGAACGACGACCTGTGGCGCGAGCTCGACGCCGCCGTCCGCGGGCACGACGTCACCTGGTTCTGGGTGAAGGGCCACTCGGGCCACCCGGAGAACGAACGCGCCGACCGGCTCGCCGCGCAGGGCTGCGCGGAGGCCGGTGGCCGGCGTGCCCGCGAATCGCACACCCCGGAGAGGACCCCGTGA
- a CDS encoding class I SAM-dependent methyltransferase — protein MTRYERLYRFGIVPWERSGRATMTATRAHLDRELAERGSRPGRALDLGCGRGLFTPELASRGWEVVGIDNVPSAVDAARRSAVPGVSYVVGDVTDLAAAGLGTFDLFLDIGCFQCLDRDQRLAEGRGVTALADPGATLLLLAFGPNRLRSVIGGVSRAEVEEALDAWDLVRVEPAETAGLGWPMNRTSPCWYRFRLRA, from the coding sequence GTGACCCGATACGAACGGCTCTACCGGTTCGGGATCGTGCCCTGGGAGCGCTCCGGGCGGGCCACGATGACGGCCACCCGAGCCCACCTCGACCGTGAGCTCGCCGAGCGCGGCAGCCGGCCGGGCCGGGCCCTGGATCTCGGGTGCGGCCGCGGCCTGTTCACCCCTGAGCTGGCGAGCCGCGGCTGGGAGGTCGTCGGGATCGACAACGTGCCGAGCGCCGTCGACGCCGCCCGCCGCAGCGCCGTCCCCGGCGTCAGCTACGTCGTCGGGGACGTCACGGACCTGGCCGCCGCCGGGCTGGGCACCTTCGACCTGTTCCTCGACATCGGCTGTTTCCAGTGCCTCGACCGCGACCAGCGGCTCGCCGAGGGCCGCGGGGTGACCGCGCTCGCCGATCCGGGCGCGACCCTGCTGCTGCTCGCGTTCGGGCCGAACCGGTTGCGGTCGGTGATCGGCGGGGTCTCCCGCGCCGAGGTCGAGGAAGCGCTGGACGCGTGGGACCTCGTCCGGGTCGAACCGGCGGAGACAGCGGGACTGGGCTGGCCGATGAACCGCACCTCGCCGTGCTGGTATCGCTTCCGGCTGCGCGCCTGA